CTTTAAGACGGATTCCTTGGTTTTTCAGGTCGATCCGTGTATTGAAGTCTTTCAGCTCGTCCAGAGAGACCTGGCCATCCTCATTGCTATCGAGCAGACGGTTGATGTTGTCGCCGCCGGCCAGCTTCTGCAGCTCGCGGTGGGAAGCCAACTCGAAATCCCCATAGCGCGGGTCACTCTCCCGTTTGATGATGTACCAGGTGATCACATACTTTTCCGAACCGGTATGACAGGCCACGCAGGGAAGCGCCCCGATGTGCAGCTCGGCCTGGGGCAGCCACTGGGCGTGGGTGCGGATGGAATCGGCCTCCAGGTGGCAGGTGTCGCACTGCTGGTTCATGTCGTGGCCTGAAACGGCGGTCGGATCATGGACATCATGAGGGTTGTGGCAGTCGGTGCAGGCGGCCTTGTCGCCATGCAGGCTGGCGGCGTATTCCTCATGAACCTCTCCGTGGCAGTCGTTACAGCTGGCCTTTGTGGGTACCAGGCCGTCATCGGGGTGCGCTTCTGTCACACTGGCATGACAGCTGGTGCAGCCGATCTCTGCATGGGCTGTATGGTCAAATTGCTCGGCCTCTATAACCAGGTCGGATCCGACCATGTCCGCCTCGGCATGGCAGCCAAGACAATCCTCATTTTCCATGGCCCAGCCCGATGCCGCCACCAGACCGGAAATCAACACGGTCACCAAACTTATTCTTCTTATCCATTTGAACACAACACGGCCCTCCTTTAGTTGACCACGCGAAGAATTAACGCAAAGCGACCCGTTTGGCTTTTTTCTTTCT
The sequence above is a segment of the Desulfuromonas sp. KJ2020 genome. Coding sequences within it:
- a CDS encoding multiheme c-type cytochrome, yielding MFKWIRRISLVTVLISGLVAASGWAMENEDCLGCHAEADMVGSDLVIEAEQFDHTAHAEIGCTSCHASVTEAHPDDGLVPTKASCNDCHGEVHEEYAASLHGDKAACTDCHNPHDVHDPTAVSGHDMNQQCDTCHLEADSIRTHAQWLPQAELHIGALPCVACHTGSEKYVITWYIIKRESDPRYGDFELASHRELQKLAGGDNINRLLDSNEDGQVSLDELKDFNTRIDLKNQGIRLKGMMMPEQVTHSFQILENRWDCSFCHASGPDAMQNSYVAFPLVDNSYNRLPVEKGAVLDALNGTPDFYMMGATRNASLNLIGLAIIAGGLVMPIGHGTLRFLTRNKRQGKGH